A single genomic interval of Camelina sativa cultivar DH55 chromosome 11, Cs, whole genome shotgun sequence harbors:
- the LOC104726822 gene encoding post-GPI attachment to proteins factor 3-like, which yields MARNQRWVVLLIVVVSLCLVSALEASDGDSDPLYKSCVEQCQKTGCVGDTCFQNCKFSADGKVIDGPWYMQEPLYLRWKQWDCQSDCQYECMMTREEERRRNGERPTKYFGKWPLKHVYGIQEPVSVAFSALDLAMQFQGWVSYFILVYYKLPLQPNRKTYYEYNGLMHIYAIIVMNSLFWSGICHSRDVELTERLDYSSATVLAAFTLILATLRSFSIHDQSVKIMVTAPILAVAATHILYLNFYNLDEGLHRKVIFGIGGIEIVVWGIWAALTSHRSKWKLRSFLLLSILTMCLRMLDFPPYKGYIDAHALWRAAGIPLSYLWWSFVCDDAVFRTTVHLKKSK from the exons ATGGCGCGAAATCAGCGATGGGTGGTTCTGCTTATTGTTGTGGTCTCGTTGTGTCTTGTTTCAGCACTTGAAGCTAGTGACGGAGATTCTGATCCTCTTTACAA GTCATGTGTTGAGCAATGCCAGAAAACAGGATGTGTGGGGGATACTTGCTTCCAGAACTGTAAATTCTCAGCTGATGGAAAAGTCATTGACGGTCCATGGTACATGCAAGAGCCACTTTACCTGAGATGGAAACAATGGGATTGCCAAAGTGATTGTCAGTACGAATGCATGATgactagagaagaagaaagaagaagaaatggggAGAGACCTACCAAGTATTTCGGCAAATGGCCACTCAAACATGTCTATGGAATTCAG GAACCTGTCTCTGTTGCATTCTCTGCTCTCGACCTTGCGATGCAGTTCCAAGGATGGGTCTCATATTTCATCCTCGTTTATTATAAATTGCCTCTCCAGCCAAACCGAAAAACGTACTACGAGTACAACGGATTGATGCATATCTATGCCATCATCGTAATGAATTCACTCTTCTGGAGTGGTATTTGTCATAGCAG agatgttGAACTGACAGAGAGGCTAGATTACTCTTCAGCTACTGTATTAGCTGCATTTACTCTCATTCTAGCTACACTCCGGTCTTTCAGTATTCACGATCAGTCTGTCAAAATCATGGTTACTGCACCTATTCTCGCGGTTGCAGCAACTCATATTCTCTACCTCAATTTCTACAACCTCGACGAAG GGCTTCACAGGAAAGTTATATTCGGGATTGGAGGAATAGAGATAGTAGTGTGGGGAATATGGGCTGCTTTAACGTCACATCGATCAAAGTGGAAGCTAAGATCTTTCTTACTGTTGAGCATACTCACAATGTGCCTAAGAATGCTAGATTTCCCACCGTACAAAGGCTACATCGATGCTCACGCTCTTTGGCGCGCCGCAGGGATCCCTCTCTCTTACCTTTGGTGGAGTTTTGTCTGCGATGACGCTGTTTTCAGAACCACCGTTCATCTCAAGAAATCCAAGTGA